In the Flavisolibacter tropicus genome, one interval contains:
- a CDS encoding penicillin-binding transpeptidase domain-containing protein, giving the protein MIKTSFYLAIVTLFTFCQAKGRINTSNTLTLTDSLSVRTDFQHYFTNCKVEGSVIVYDNQRKIWLASDAAAVRSATLPASTFKIANLLIALETGVIKDENEIVKWPGKTDTVKYGYRPDIYHDMSVKEAFEVSAGWVYVELAKRIGKENYKKYLAAYQYGNQTLTQPDADFWNFGAFGISPLNQINFLRALYEGRLPASKRNMDIVKRVMIVEQDNGYTISAKTGWTRDNDMNTGWWVGYVESPKGVYFFATRLLQDRKFNQSNFGSCRKEITKAVLRALDILPR; this is encoded by the coding sequence ATGATTAAAACTTCATTTTATCTGGCAATCGTTACCCTGTTCACTTTTTGTCAGGCTAAAGGCAGGATCAATACCAGCAACACGCTTACGCTTACAGACTCTCTATCTGTGCGAACAGACTTTCAACACTATTTTACAAATTGCAAGGTTGAAGGAAGCGTTATTGTTTACGACAATCAACGGAAAATATGGCTAGCCAGTGATGCCGCTGCTGTACGATCAGCCACATTGCCTGCGTCTACATTTAAAATTGCTAACCTGTTGATTGCTTTGGAAACGGGTGTGATTAAAGATGAAAACGAAATAGTAAAATGGCCCGGTAAAACCGATACTGTAAAGTATGGGTACCGACCCGATATTTATCACGATATGTCGGTAAAGGAAGCCTTTGAAGTGTCGGCTGGTTGGGTGTATGTAGAGCTGGCTAAACGAATAGGCAAGGAGAATTATAAAAAATACCTGGCTGCTTATCAGTACGGCAATCAAACACTTACCCAACCCGATGCGGACTTCTGGAACTTTGGAGCCTTTGGCATTTCCCCATTAAATCAGATTAACTTTCTACGAGCGTTATATGAAGGCAGGCTTCCGGCATCTAAGCGCAATATGGATATTGTAAAAAGGGTAATGATAGTTGAACAAGACAATGGTTATACAATAAGTGCAAAAACAGGCTGGACAAGAGACAATGATATGAACACAGGTTGGTGGGTAGGCTATGTAGAGAGCCCGAAAGGAGTGTACTTCTTTGCTACACGTTTGTTGCAGGATCGTAAGTTTAATCAATCCAATTTTGGTTCCTGCCGAAAGGAAATTACAAAAGCGGTTTTAAGAGCCCTGGATATTTTACCAAGGTAA